The proteins below come from a single Serpentinimonas raichei genomic window:
- a CDS encoding LuxR C-terminal-related transcriptional regulator has product MPSITRIYLIEDDRTVLQFVQHALALRPDWRLVGHSETFAHARIMAPNSLADVYLVDLGLPDGRGEDMLRLLALTKPEAELLVFTVFGDESRLINALQSGATGYVLKGCNATELIEAIEQICEGGAPISPLLARLLLKQLRNNAPAQAADINGAIPALSERETEVLKLVAQGYVNKEIASKLGIGTATVSTHIKNLYRKLAVHTRVQVVRAAQERGLL; this is encoded by the coding sequence ATGCCCAGCATCACGCGCATCTACCTGATCGAAGACGACCGCACCGTGTTGCAATTTGTGCAGCACGCGCTGGCGCTGCGGCCCGATTGGCGCCTGGTCGGGCATTCCGAGACCTTTGCCCATGCCCGCATCATGGCCCCCAACAGCCTGGCCGATGTGTATTTGGTCGATCTGGGCCTGCCCGATGGCCGCGGCGAAGACATGCTGCGCCTGCTGGCCCTGACCAAGCCCGAGGCCGAGCTGCTGGTGTTCACCGTCTTTGGCGACGAGTCGCGCCTCATCAACGCCCTGCAATCCGGGGCCACCGGCTATGTGCTCAAGGGCTGCAACGCCACCGAGCTGATCGAGGCCATCGAGCAGATTTGCGAGGGTGGGGCGCCGATTTCGCCGCTGCTGGCGCGGTTGTTGCTCAAGCAATTGCGCAACAACGCCCCGGCGCAGGCGGCCGACATCAATGGAGCCATACCGGCGCTGTCGGAGCGCGAAACCGAGGTGCTCAAGCTGGTGGCGCAAGGCTATGTGAACAAAGAGATCGCCTCCAAGCTCGGCATCGGCACCGCCACCGTGAGCACGCACATCAAAAACCTGTACCGCAAGCTGGCGGTGCACACCCGGGTGCAGGTGGTGCGGGCGGCGCAGGAGCGGGGCCTGTTGTGA
- a CDS encoding sensor histidine kinase: protein MRGLPPVPPLPEHTAGRVPHYVWVALLLLGLLWALHSVSRPSAPEGAVTLRQALASLPQQPQEPPQRVALPHILDDQPAAWWGQVDYQLDWPRELHYDDPAQTRLALLLPRVGTRFRVLLNGQEIYQVGWYAAPERNILSAWFPYLVNLPPGLLHPDPQHNTIHIQVQGQLLERSGLWPLQIGYHSALFERHQVLEVWQVKGTWMMLISSLLMGLLSLHLWRTLRERLFLLLALAALAHTVRLALSVSLEPVLSYGWYFYLHRLAFTWYVGFFLLFVAELLVFRDRLVHGLAWFLIAFGPFWLAWTLYTQNYDFYRIWAAALAACGAISLLWLLFKARQRGAFDADQILVLLVAVFTLATGVRDFLVVQLNFPGDADLRWTSLGSLALLFTLSWVLAQRATASTREVYRLNQSLAGTVAKREAELRQAFEQLRASEQQRAIEGERRRLMRDMHDGLGSQLVQTLNMVRSQRDTLDAASVESMIHHALDELRLMLDSLEPMEGDLATILGTFRQRVEPALVAAGIELDWQVQDVPVLATLDAQGVMHLFRCMQEIFANVVKHAQARRVCVRTRHDEVHVYLSVTDDGVGLQRQQARQPQQRGLSNLRARAGKLGAELRFFNAKPGTGVEFAFPIHRTLTPEAVDTAPPIK from the coding sequence GTGAGGGGCTTGCCACCGGTGCCGCCACTGCCCGAGCACACCGCTGGGCGGGTTCCGCATTACGTCTGGGTGGCGCTGCTGCTGCTGGGTTTGCTGTGGGCGCTGCACAGCGTCTCGCGGCCGTCTGCCCCCGAAGGCGCCGTGACCTTGCGCCAGGCGCTGGCCAGCCTGCCGCAGCAGCCGCAGGAGCCGCCGCAGCGGGTGGCTTTGCCGCACATTCTGGACGACCAACCGGCTGCCTGGTGGGGCCAAGTGGACTACCAGCTCGACTGGCCGCGCGAACTGCACTACGACGACCCCGCCCAAACCCGGCTGGCGCTGTTGCTGCCGCGCGTGGGCACGCGCTTTCGGGTGCTGCTCAATGGGCAAGAAATCTACCAGGTCGGCTGGTACGCCGCGCCCGAGCGCAACATCCTGAGCGCCTGGTTCCCCTATCTGGTCAACTTGCCACCGGGGCTGCTGCACCCCGACCCGCAACACAACACGATACACATCCAAGTTCAGGGCCAGTTGCTCGAGCGCAGCGGTTTGTGGCCCTTGCAAATCGGCTACCACAGCGCCTTGTTCGAGCGCCACCAGGTGCTCGAAGTTTGGCAAGTCAAGGGCACGTGGATGATGCTCATCAGCTCGTTGCTGATGGGCCTGCTCTCGCTGCACCTGTGGCGCACCTTGCGCGAGCGCCTGTTTTTGCTGTTGGCGCTGGCGGCGCTGGCGCATACCGTGCGGCTGGCCCTTTCGGTCTCGCTCGAACCGGTGCTGAGCTATGGCTGGTATTTTTATTTGCACCGGCTTGCCTTTACCTGGTACGTGGGGTTTTTCCTGCTGTTCGTGGCCGAACTGCTGGTCTTTCGCGACCGGCTCGTGCACGGACTGGCCTGGTTTCTGATTGCCTTTGGTCCGTTCTGGCTGGCTTGGACCTTGTATACACAGAACTACGATTTTTATCGCATCTGGGCCGCAGCCTTGGCCGCCTGCGGAGCCATTTCGCTGCTGTGGCTGCTGTTCAAGGCGCGCCAGCGCGGCGCCTTCGACGCCGATCAAATCTTGGTGCTGTTGGTGGCGGTGTTTACGCTGGCCACCGGCGTGCGCGATTTTTTGGTGGTGCAACTCAATTTCCCGGGCGATGCCGACTTGCGCTGGACTTCGCTGGGCAGCCTAGCCTTGCTCTTTACCCTGAGCTGGGTGTTGGCGCAGCGGGCCACCGCCTCCACGCGCGAGGTGTACCGGCTCAACCAGTCGCTGGCTGGAACGGTGGCCAAGCGCGAGGCCGAGTTGCGCCAGGCCTTCGAGCAACTGCGCGCCTCCGAGCAGCAGCGCGCTATCGAGGGCGAGCGCCGGCGCCTGATGCGCGACATGCACGACGGCCTAGGCAGCCAACTGGTGCAGACCCTCAACATGGTGCGCAGCCAGAGGGATACGCTGGATGCGGCCTCGGTCGAATCCATGATTCACCACGCGCTCGACGAGCTGCGCCTGATGCTCGATTCGCTGGAGCCGATGGAGGGCGACCTCGCCACCATCTTGGGCACCTTCCGCCAGCGTGTCGAACCCGCCTTGGTAGCTGCCGGGATCGAGCTCGACTGGCAGGTGCAAGACGTTCCCGTGCTGGCGACCTTGGATGCCCAGGGAGTGATGCACCTGTTTCGCTGCATGCAAGAGATTTTTGCCAATGTGGTCAAACACGCCCAGGCGCGCCGCGTGTGCGTGCGCACGCGCCACGATGAAGTGCACGTCTACCTGAGCGTGACCGACGACGGCGTGGGCTTGCAGCGCCAGCAGGCCAGGCAGCCGCAGCAGCGCGGATTGAGCAATTTGCGGGCGCGCGCCGGCAAGCTCGGGGCCGAGCTGCGCTTTTTCAACGCCAAGCCAGGAACCGGGGTCGAATTTGCCTTTCCAATCCATCGCACCCTCACGCCAGAAGCGGTGGACACGGCGCCGCCCATCAAGTGA
- the iscR gene encoding Fe-S cluster assembly transcriptional regulator IscR: protein MRLTTKGRFAVTAMIDLALRQAGGPVTLAAISQRQHISLSYLEQLFGKLRRHNLVESTRGPGGGYTLGRKAGDITVADIIVSVDEPIDATQCAGKENCHGEGERCMTHELWTALNAKMVDFLDSVTLQKLVDEQLAKGMVIEATPSLKRAISSAPVLKPIRVNAPNSVFALGTAAGK, encoded by the coding sequence ATGCGCCTCACCACCAAAGGACGGTTCGCCGTCACCGCCATGATCGATCTGGCGCTGCGCCAGGCCGGCGGCCCCGTCACGCTGGCGGCCATCAGCCAGCGCCAGCACATTTCGCTCTCCTACCTGGAGCAGTTGTTTGGCAAGCTGCGCCGCCACAACCTGGTCGAATCCACCCGTGGCCCCGGCGGCGGCTACACCTTGGGGCGCAAGGCCGGCGACATCACGGTGGCCGACATCATCGTCTCGGTCGATGAACCGATCGACGCCACCCAGTGCGCCGGCAAGGAAAACTGCCACGGCGAGGGCGAGCGCTGCATGACGCACGAGTTGTGGACCGCGCTGAATGCGAAAATGGTCGATTTTCTTGATTCCGTGACCTTGCAAAAACTGGTCGACGAGCAACTGGCAAAGGGCATGGTGATCGAAGCCACGCCTTCGCTCAAGCGCGCCATTTCGAGCGCGCCGGTGCTCAAACCCATCCGTGTCAACGCGCCCAACTCGGTTTTTGCCTTGGGCACCGCAGCAGGAAAATAA
- a CDS encoding IscS subfamily cysteine desulfurase, giving the protein MNMTPHFPIYLDYSATNPCDPRVVDLMVPWLYEHFGNPASRSHAWGWEAERAVEQAREQVAALIGADPREIVWTSGATESNNLALKGAAHFYRDKGRHLVTLKTEHKAVLDTCRQLEREGFEVTYLDVQPDGLLDLEAFAAALRPDTILASVMFVNNEIGVIQDIAAIGAICRERGVLLHVDAAQATGRVEVNLQQLPVDLMSLTAHKTYGPKGVGALYVRRKPRVRIEAQMHGGGHERGMRSGTLPTHQIVGMGAAYAIAQAEMATELPRIRALHQRLFNGLSGIEQVFVNGHPTQRVPHNLNMSFNYVEGESLIMGIKGLAVSSGSACTSASLEPSYVLRALGRSDELAHSSLRMTIGRWTTEAEIDFAVQSIRDNVAKLRELSPLWEMYQDGIDLSTIQWAAH; this is encoded by the coding sequence ATAAACATGACTCCGCACTTCCCCATCTACCTCGATTACAGCGCCACCAACCCCTGCGACCCGCGCGTGGTCGATCTGATGGTGCCGTGGCTCTACGAGCACTTTGGCAACCCGGCCTCGCGCAGCCACGCCTGGGGCTGGGAGGCCGAGCGCGCGGTCGAGCAGGCTCGTGAGCAGGTGGCGGCCCTGATAGGCGCCGACCCGCGCGAAATCGTCTGGACCAGCGGCGCCACCGAATCCAACAACCTGGCGCTCAAGGGCGCGGCGCATTTTTACCGCGACAAGGGGCGGCACTTGGTCACGCTCAAGACCGAGCACAAGGCCGTGCTTGACACCTGCCGCCAGCTCGAGCGCGAGGGCTTTGAAGTCACCTATCTGGATGTGCAGCCCGATGGCCTGCTCGACCTCGAGGCCTTCGCCGCCGCGCTGCGGCCCGACACCATTTTGGCCTCGGTGATGTTCGTCAACAACGAAATCGGCGTGATCCAGGACATCGCCGCCATTGGTGCCATTTGCCGCGAGCGCGGCGTGCTGCTGCACGTGGATGCGGCGCAGGCCACCGGCCGGGTGGAAGTGAACCTGCAGCAGTTGCCGGTCGATCTGATGAGCCTGACCGCCCACAAAACCTACGGCCCCAAAGGCGTTGGGGCGCTCTATGTGCGGCGCAAACCGCGCGTGCGCATCGAGGCGCAGATGCACGGCGGCGGCCACGAGCGCGGCATGCGCTCGGGCACCTTGCCCACGCACCAGATCGTCGGCATGGGCGCGGCCTACGCCATCGCGCAGGCCGAAATGGCGACCGAGCTGCCGCGCATCCGCGCCTTGCACCAGCGCCTGTTCAATGGCCTGTCGGGCATCGAGCAGGTGTTTGTGAACGGGCACCCGACCCAGCGCGTGCCGCACAACCTGAACATGAGCTTCAACTACGTCGAGGGCGAGTCGCTCATCATGGGCATCAAGGGCCTGGCGGTTTCCAGCGGTTCCGCCTGCACCTCGGCCAGCCTCGAGCCCAGCTACGTGCTGCGCGCCCTGGGCCGCAGCGACGAACTGGCCCACAGCAGCCTGCGCATGACGATCGGGCGCTGGACCACCGAGGCCGAGATCGACTTTGCCGTGCAGTCCATCCGCGACAACGTGGCCAAGCTGCGCGAGCTCTCCCCGCTGTGGGAGATGTACCAAGACGGCATCGATTTGTCCACCATCCAGTGGGCCGCGCACTGA
- the iscU gene encoding Fe-S cluster assembly scaffold IscU gives MAYSDKVIDHYEHPRNVGGFDKGDDTVGTGMVGAPACGDVMKLQIKVNPATGLIEDARFKTYGCGSAIASSSLITEWVKGKSLDQATQIKNSQIAEELALPPVKIHCSILAEDAIKAAVDDYRQKHAKAAPSAAAAPSAQLAH, from the coding sequence ATGGCATACAGCGACAAGGTCATCGACCACTACGAGCACCCGCGCAACGTGGGCGGCTTTGACAAGGGCGACGACACGGTCGGCACCGGCATGGTCGGGGCCCCGGCCTGCGGCGACGTGATGAAGCTGCAGATCAAGGTCAACCCGGCCACCGGCCTGATCGAGGACGCGCGCTTCAAAACCTACGGCTGCGGCTCGGCCATTGCGTCGAGCTCGCTCATCACCGAATGGGTCAAGGGCAAGTCGCTCGATCAAGCGACGCAGATCAAAAACAGCCAGATCGCCGAAGAACTGGCGCTGCCGCCGGTGAAAATCCACTGCTCCATCTTGGCCGAAGACGCCATCAAGGCGGCGGTCGATGACTACCGGCAAAAGCACGCCAAAGCGGCCCCATCTGCCGCTGCCGCCCCATCCGCCCAACTGGCCCACTAA
- the iscA gene encoding iron-sulfur cluster assembly protein IscA, protein MSVTVTEAAAKHVHKYLARRGKGVGVRLGVKTTGCSGLAYKLEYADAAAPDDVVYESQGVQVLIEPKSLPYLDGTVLDFVREGLNEGFKFSNPNERDRCGCGESFRV, encoded by the coding sequence ATGAGCGTCACGGTAACCGAAGCCGCTGCCAAGCACGTGCACAAATACCTGGCCCGACGCGGCAAGGGGGTGGGGGTGCGGCTGGGTGTGAAAACCACCGGCTGCTCTGGCTTGGCCTACAAGCTGGAATACGCCGACGCCGCCGCCCCCGACGATGTGGTGTACGAGAGCCAGGGCGTGCAGGTGCTGATCGAACCCAAAAGCCTGCCCTACCTCGACGGCACCGTGCTCGATTTCGTGCGCGAAGGGCTCAATGAGGGCTTCAAGTTCAGCAACCCCAACGAACGCGACCGCTGCGGCTGTGGTGAATCGTTCCGGGTCTGA
- the hscB gene encoding Fe-S protein assembly co-chaperone HscB encodes MIRAPDLRANDFALFGLPPGFALDCAELEQRWKQLQRQAHPDRHATQGAAAQRVALQWSVRINEGYQRLKDPLKRGAYWCEQQGQSVGAHDNTAMPAEFLMQQMQWREALAEATDAADLLPLQAELDAERAQRLAALETAIDAQRDTRAAAQQVRALLFIERFEQQLHDRLDRL; translated from the coding sequence TTGATCAGGGCGCCCGACTTGCGCGCCAACGACTTTGCCCTGTTTGGCCTGCCGCCCGGCTTTGCGCTCGATTGCGCCGAGCTGGAGCAGCGCTGGAAGCAGTTGCAGCGCCAGGCGCACCCCGACCGCCACGCCACCCAAGGCGCGGCGGCGCAGCGGGTGGCGCTGCAGTGGTCGGTGCGCATCAACGAAGGCTACCAGCGCCTCAAAGACCCACTCAAGCGCGGCGCCTACTGGTGCGAACAGCAGGGCCAGAGCGTGGGAGCGCACGACAACACCGCCATGCCGGCCGAATTTTTGATGCAACAGATGCAGTGGCGCGAGGCGCTGGCCGAGGCCACTGACGCGGCCGATCTGCTGCCGCTGCAAGCCGAACTCGACGCCGAGCGGGCGCAGCGGCTGGCCGCACTCGAAACCGCCATCGACGCGCAACGCGACACCCGCGCCGCCGCACAGCAGGTGCGTGCGCTCTTGTTCATCGAGCGCTTCGAGCAACAATTGCACGATCGCCTAGACCGTTTATAA
- the hscA gene encoding Fe-S protein assembly chaperone HscA, which translates to MALLQISEPGQAPDPHQRRIAVGIDLGTTHSLVAALRHGHNECLPDAQGRVLLPSVVRYLPAAHQGAGRQIGWEALQAQTQDPANTISSVKRLMGRTRADLAASGVLGRLPYTVVDGVGMAALHTVAGDKSPVEVSAEILAALRQRAEDSFDADLYGAVITVPAYFDDAQRQATKDAAQLAGLKVLRLLNEPTAAALAYGLDQAAEGLYLVFDLGGGTFDVSLLRLSRGVFEVLATGGDSALGGDDYDRALADALLARSGLACHASELPLTERATLLAEVRRVKEALSDLPDAAQTLPLVATLQGQAQQWQISRADFDAATATLNAQTLAAVRRVLRDARVAAADVQGVVLVGGATRMPALRQAVAEFFGRPPLTDLNPDEVVALGAALQAQQLAGHPANGEDWLLLDVTPLSLGLETMGGLVERIVPRNTPLPAALAQDFTTYQDGQTALALHVLQGERDLVPDCRSLARFELRGIPPMVAGAARIRVTFHLDADGLLSVSAREQGSGVEAHIEVKPSYGLSDEQIAAMLQEGNASAAQDMRARALREAQVEAERMAAATRSALAADGELLRPEERAAIEALLQAQAQAKLQDDAAALDAATEALAEGCEEFAARRMNRSIATALAGQHINQF; encoded by the coding sequence ATGGCTTTATTGCAAATCTCCGAGCCCGGCCAGGCGCCGGACCCGCACCAGCGGCGCATTGCCGTCGGCATCGACCTGGGCACCACCCACTCGCTGGTGGCGGCGCTGCGCCACGGCCACAACGAATGCCTGCCCGACGCGCAGGGCAGGGTGTTGCTGCCCAGCGTGGTGCGCTACCTGCCCGCCGCCCACCAAGGCGCGGGCCGCCAGATCGGCTGGGAGGCGCTGCAGGCGCAGACGCAAGACCCGGCCAACACCATCAGCTCGGTCAAGCGCCTGATGGGGCGCACCCGCGCCGACCTGGCCGCCAGCGGCGTGCTGGGCCGCTTGCCCTACACCGTGGTCGATGGCGTGGGCATGGCGGCGCTGCACACCGTGGCCGGCGACAAAAGCCCGGTGGAAGTGAGCGCCGAGATCTTGGCCGCCTTGCGCCAGCGCGCCGAAGACAGCTTCGACGCCGACCTGTACGGCGCCGTGATCACCGTACCGGCCTATTTCGACGACGCCCAGCGCCAGGCCACCAAAGACGCGGCCCAGCTGGCCGGCCTCAAGGTGCTGCGCCTGCTCAACGAACCCACCGCCGCCGCGCTGGCCTACGGGCTGGACCAGGCCGCCGAAGGGCTGTATCTGGTGTTCGACCTCGGCGGCGGCACCTTCGATGTCTCGCTGCTGCGCCTGAGCCGGGGCGTGTTCGAGGTGCTGGCCACCGGCGGCGATTCGGCCCTGGGCGGCGACGACTACGACCGCGCCCTGGCCGACGCGCTGCTGGCGCGCTCCGGGCTGGCTTGCCACGCCAGCGAACTGCCGCTGACCGAGCGCGCCACCTTGCTGGCCGAGGTGCGGCGCGTCAAAGAAGCGCTGTCGGACTTGCCCGATGCGGCGCAGACCTTGCCTTTGGTCGCCACGCTGCAAGGACAAGCGCAGCAGTGGCAGATCAGCCGCGCCGACTTCGACGCCGCCACCGCCACCCTGAACGCGCAAACCCTGGCTGCCGTACGGCGCGTGCTGCGCGATGCGCGCGTGGCGGCGGCCGACGTGCAGGGCGTGGTGCTGGTCGGTGGTGCCACCCGCATGCCCGCGCTGCGCCAGGCGGTGGCCGAGTTTTTCGGCCGCCCCCCGCTCACCGACCTGAACCCAGACGAAGTGGTCGCCCTGGGTGCGGCGCTGCAAGCGCAGCAACTGGCCGGCCACCCCGCCAACGGCGAAGACTGGCTGCTGCTCGACGTCACGCCGCTCTCGCTCGGCCTGGAGACCATGGGCGGGCTGGTCGAGCGCATCGTGCCGCGCAACACCCCGCTGCCGGCCGCGCTGGCACAAGACTTCACCACCTACCAAGACGGCCAGACCGCGCTGGCGCTGCACGTGCTGCAAGGCGAGCGCGACCTGGTACCAGACTGCCGCAGCCTGGCGCGCTTCGAGCTGCGCGGCATCCCGCCCATGGTGGCCGGGGCGGCGCGCATCCGCGTCACCTTCCACCTCGATGCCGACGGGCTGCTCAGCGTGAGCGCGCGCGAGCAAGGCAGCGGGGTCGAGGCGCACATCGAGGTCAAACCCTCCTACGGCCTGAGCGACGAACAAATCGCCGCCATGCTGCAAGAGGGCAACGCCAGCGCCGCGCAAGACATGCGCGCGCGCGCCTTGCGCGAAGCCCAGGTCGAGGCCGAGCGCATGGCCGCCGCCACCCGCAGCGCCCTGGCCGCCGACGGCGAGCTGCTGCGCCCCGAGGAGCGCGCCGCCATCGAAGCGCTGCTGCAGGCGCAGGCGCAGGCTAAACTGCAAGACGACGCCGCCG